The following are from one region of the Hydrogenimonas sp. SS33 genome:
- a CDS encoding glycosyltransferase family 4 protein, with the protein MKNEQPVRILFITDNFPPEVNAPATRTYEHCKEWAKKGAEITVITCAPNFPHGKVYKGYKNSLYRVEETEGIRVIRVWSYITANKGFAKRVLDYISFAHSAFWAGLFQKTDIIVATSPQFFTTWAAWGLSKIKRKPWIFELRDLWPESIKTVGAMKQGAAIELLEKIELGLYRSCDRVVAVTEAFRKNLISRGIPADKIDVVTNGSNMELFHPREPNRELLRQLGLEGKFVVGYIGTHGMAHSLDFVVKSLKTVEEDPDIHFLFIGDGAMKESVVEQARKLDLRNVTFLNPVSKEEVPRYLSIVDLSLAPLKKSDTFKTVIPSKIFEASAMRKPTLLGVEGQAREILEKYGAGLAFEPENREDFIDKLYRLKNDKALYKKAQEGCEELARDFDRKRLAMKMFEILKDTVNSRTS; encoded by the coding sequence ATGAAAAACGAGCAACCCGTACGAATCCTTTTCATCACGGACAACTTTCCGCCGGAAGTCAATGCTCCGGCGACCCGCACCTATGAACACTGCAAGGAGTGGGCCAAGAAGGGTGCCGAAATCACGGTTATCACCTGCGCACCCAACTTTCCCCACGGAAAGGTCTACAAAGGCTACAAAAACAGTCTCTACCGGGTGGAGGAGACGGAAGGCATCCGTGTCATCCGTGTCTGGAGCTATATTACCGCGAACAAAGGCTTCGCCAAGCGGGTTCTGGACTATATCAGTTTCGCCCACTCCGCCTTCTGGGCAGGGCTCTTTCAAAAAACCGACATCATTGTCGCCACTTCCCCCCAGTTTTTTACCACATGGGCGGCCTGGGGGCTTTCCAAAATCAAAAGAAAGCCCTGGATTTTCGAATTGCGTGACCTCTGGCCGGAATCGATCAAAACGGTAGGCGCCATGAAGCAGGGAGCCGCCATCGAACTTCTCGAAAAAATAGAACTTGGGCTCTACCGAAGCTGTGACCGTGTCGTGGCGGTGACGGAAGCATTCAGAAAAAACCTCATCTCCCGCGGCATACCTGCCGACAAGATCGACGTGGTGACCAACGGCTCCAATATGGAACTCTTCCATCCCAGAGAGCCCAACAGGGAGCTTTTGCGGCAACTAGGACTGGAAGGGAAATTCGTAGTCGGCTACATCGGCACCCACGGCATGGCACACAGTCTCGATTTTGTCGTGAAGTCTCTCAAAACCGTAGAGGAGGACCCCGATATCCACTTCCTCTTCATCGGTGACGGGGCCATGAAAGAGAGCGTTGTCGAACAGGCCCGGAAACTGGACCTGAGAAACGTCACTTTTTTAAACCCTGTTTCAAAAGAGGAAGTTCCTCGCTATCTCTCCATCGTCGACCTCTCCCTGGCTCCGCTGAAAAAATCGGACACCTTCAAAACCGTCATCCCTTCCAAAATTTTCGAAGCCTCGGCCATGAGAAAACCGACACTGCTCGGGGTCGAGGGGCAGGCGAGGGAAATCCTCGAAAAATACGGGGCCGGGCTCGCTTTCGAACCGGAAAACAGAGAAGATTTCATCGACAAGCTCTACCGTCTCAAAAATGACAAGGCACTCTACAAAAAAGCGCAGGAGGGGTGCGAAGAGCTCGCCCGCGATTTCGACAGAAAAAGGCTCGCGATGAAGATGTTTGAAATCTTAAAAGATACCGTCAATTCCCGGACTTCTTGA
- a CDS encoding polysaccharide biosynthesis tyrosine autokinase has protein sequence MNEQASLNSFEQIDFKEILRTVLRFKWSILFITVVFLAGAGIYAYFAPDVYSATTTMKISSEGKGGGAGQGGDIVNAALSAGVYNLEDEFALMRSRFLAKKALENLDIGNRYFTVEKLKKVELYKNSPFVVSVEALDPSFYGKLIRLYPVDRDHFRLEIKPSWSSKLKYKILSYFHLAAKKPVEYSKIHTYGEKINTPWFTATIQKVFDMNRPIYAFSMFPNEYMYGFIQNGIEAEPLSNYGQIVAVSFSDTVPLRAKEIVDAVVNAYNEEKIRLKTESANKTLKFIDQQLEAIHKTLQKSATKLESFKATHVIMDVGTKAGTTTQKLSDLESKLYEINTKISILENLLAYIKSDKDIKGIDVSSAQLVGPIISGLITKLQEAASLRSTLLVDFTELHPDVVKVTEQIRRLKSMLIESIKSTLNGLKIRKESLVKRIEQNKQALQTLPKEEQQLTQLTRDFMVNEKIYSYLLQKRAETAIIEASKVSEIQILDRALVPGTPVKPNRKRIVLIGLLLGLVFGLLQAFVRKMLDNTIKSAEDVEKLTHLPLYGVIPDFGRKKTKPAAYYEALRVIRTNLEFLADSNKSKLVTVTSSIPQEGKTTTTVELAKIIAKGGKKVIVIDLDMRRSSLHEKLRVPNKEGMSMLLAGKVTLKEVIQHTKDDDLDVITSGPTPPNPSELLMSDNFKRAIKTLLSEYDYVILDSPPIGLVTDAMILMRMSDINLIVVRAEYSKKDFFKNINRFVESHELKAGIVLNGVKQSAKTGAYGFGYGYNYGYSSNYYK, from the coding sequence TTGAACGAACAAGCCAGTCTCAACAGTTTCGAACAGATCGATTTCAAGGAGATTCTCCGAACGGTTCTGCGCTTCAAATGGTCCATTCTTTTCATAACAGTTGTGTTTCTTGCGGGGGCCGGTATTTATGCCTATTTTGCTCCCGATGTCTACAGTGCGACGACAACAATGAAAATTTCATCGGAAGGAAAGGGGGGCGGAGCCGGACAGGGCGGGGATATCGTCAATGCCGCACTCTCTGCCGGTGTTTACAATCTTGAAGACGAATTCGCTTTGATGAGATCCCGATTTCTGGCGAAGAAAGCGCTGGAGAATCTCGATATCGGGAACAGATACTTCACTGTAGAGAAGTTAAAAAAGGTCGAACTCTACAAGAATTCCCCCTTTGTCGTTTCGGTAGAAGCTCTGGATCCCTCTTTCTATGGGAAACTCATTCGCCTCTACCCTGTAGACAGGGATCATTTCAGGCTTGAAATCAAGCCCTCCTGGTCAAGCAAGCTCAAATACAAGATTTTGAGCTATTTCCATCTTGCGGCGAAAAAGCCCGTGGAGTACAGCAAAATCCATACTTACGGCGAGAAGATCAACACCCCCTGGTTCACGGCAACGATTCAGAAAGTCTTCGATATGAACCGGCCGATCTATGCCTTCAGTATGTTCCCCAACGAGTATATGTACGGTTTCATACAAAACGGCATAGAGGCTGAACCGCTTTCCAATTATGGTCAGATCGTCGCTGTTTCATTCTCCGATACGGTACCTCTTCGGGCGAAAGAGATAGTGGATGCCGTGGTCAACGCCTACAATGAAGAGAAAATACGGCTCAAGACGGAAAGCGCAAACAAAACTCTGAAATTCATAGATCAGCAGCTCGAAGCGATACATAAAACCCTGCAGAAGTCGGCCACGAAACTCGAATCGTTCAAAGCGACCCATGTCATTATGGATGTAGGAACCAAAGCCGGAACCACGACCCAGAAACTCAGTGACCTGGAGAGCAAACTATACGAGATCAATACCAAGATCAGTATTCTCGAAAACCTTTTGGCCTACATCAAATCCGACAAGGATATCAAAGGAATCGATGTCAGCTCCGCCCAATTGGTGGGGCCCATCATCAGCGGTCTCATTACCAAACTTCAGGAAGCCGCTTCCCTTCGTTCGACACTTCTTGTCGACTTTACGGAACTGCATCCCGACGTTGTCAAGGTAACGGAACAGATCCGCAGGCTCAAAAGTATGTTGATAGAATCTATCAAAAGTACGCTGAACGGACTGAAAATCCGTAAAGAGTCCCTGGTCAAGCGAATCGAACAGAACAAGCAGGCTCTGCAGACCCTTCCGAAAGAGGAACAGCAGCTGACACAGCTGACACGCGACTTTATGGTCAATGAGAAAATCTACTCCTATCTGCTTCAAAAACGGGCCGAAACCGCGATCATCGAAGCGTCCAAAGTTTCGGAGATACAGATTCTCGACAGGGCGCTTGTACCGGGTACCCCGGTAAAACCGAACCGGAAAAGGATTGTGCTTATCGGACTGCTGCTGGGACTGGTATTCGGTTTGCTGCAGGCGTTTGTCCGCAAAATGCTCGACAATACGATCAAATCGGCCGAAGACGTGGAAAAACTGACCCATTTGCCTCTCTACGGGGTCATTCCCGATTTCGGAAGGAAGAAGACCAAACCCGCGGCCTATTACGAAGCGCTTCGTGTCATTCGGACCAACCTGGAGTTTCTTGCCGATTCCAACAAGTCGAAACTCGTGACCGTCACCTCCTCAATACCCCAGGAGGGTAAGACGACGACAACGGTCGAGCTGGCGAAAATCATTGCAAAAGGCGGCAAAAAGGTGATCGTTATCGATCTGGATATGCGTCGTTCCAGTCTGCATGAGAAACTTCGGGTGCCGAATAAGGAAGGTATGAGCATGTTGTTGGCCGGAAAGGTTACGCTAAAAGAGGTGATCCAGCATACAAAAGACGATGATCTGGATGTCATAACAAGCGGGCCCACGCCTCCCAACCCCTCGGAACTGCTGATGTCCGACAACTTCAAAAGGGCCATCAAAACACTGCTTTCCGAATACGATTATGTCATTCTCGATTCACCGCCTATCGGCCTGGTGACCGATGCGATGATTCTCATGCGCATGTCGGATATCAACCTCATTGTCGTGCGTGCGGAATATTCGAAAAAGGACTTTTTCAAAAACATCAACCGTTTTGTCGAAAGTCACGAACTCAAGGCGGGGATCGTTCTCAACGGGGTCAAGCAGAGTGCGAAAACGGGAGCCTACGGCTTCGGATACGGATACAACTACGGATACAGCAGCAATTATTACAAGTGA
- a CDS encoding F0F1 ATP synthase subunit C → MKKFFLLMVAFAGFAFAGEGESMIQAYSVVAAGVGLGLAALGGAIGMGNTAAATIAGTARNPGLGGKLMTTMFIALAMIEAQVIYTLVIALIALYANPFLG, encoded by the coding sequence ATGAAAAAGTTTTTTCTTCTGATGGTTGCATTCGCAGGTTTCGCGTTTGCGGGCGAAGGTGAATCGATGATTCAGGCGTACAGCGTTGTCGCTGCCGGTGTCGGCCTCGGTCTGGCTGCCCTGGGCGGCGCGATCGGTATGGGTAACACCGCTGCCGCTACCATCGCCGGTACGGCTCGCAACCCCGGTCTCGGCGGTAAGCTGATGACGACCATGTTCATCGCCCTGGCGATGATCGAAGCACAGGTTATCTATACCCTGGTTATCGCCCTGATCGCTCTCTACGCGAACCCTTTCCTCGGATAA
- a CDS encoding polysaccharide biosynthesis/export family protein: MKKIALFSLLMGMALYFSGCSEANKDYVYFNQGLDEENITTEVSDADYEKELRYEWKIQPGDRLEIHVFNQSASSIGGQMKSILDVSSMYVNRAGTDGMLVPPNGKILIPLIGEVKVAGLTETQAADHLTKEYKKYLRNPFVSVKILNQRLFVLGEVGSPGVKPLTSGTMTLFEALALSGDLTEDGKRNEIIIIRGDLRHPQIRQVDLTDLRKLKMASLILRPNDIVYVPPRDFKAFNKGLQEKSQIFNFLTTVMSPFLTFSSLDQAYSLGVLPSDGQAPGFVVSPSAAPAAQ, translated from the coding sequence ATGAAAAAGATCGCACTCTTTTCCCTGCTAATGGGAATGGCTCTCTACTTTTCAGGCTGCTCGGAAGCCAACAAAGATTATGTCTACTTCAACCAGGGTCTGGATGAAGAGAACATAACGACCGAAGTTTCCGATGCGGATTACGAGAAAGAGCTTCGCTACGAATGGAAGATCCAGCCCGGTGACAGGCTCGAAATCCATGTCTTCAACCAGAGTGCCTCGTCCATCGGCGGGCAGATGAAATCGATTCTCGATGTCAGCAGCATGTATGTCAACCGTGCCGGCACCGACGGGATGCTCGTTCCGCCCAACGGAAAGATTCTCATACCGCTGATCGGCGAAGTGAAGGTTGCGGGACTGACAGAGACCCAGGCTGCCGATCACCTGACGAAGGAGTATAAAAAATACCTTCGGAATCCTTTCGTTTCCGTCAAAATTCTGAATCAGCGCCTTTTTGTTCTGGGTGAGGTCGGCTCTCCGGGAGTCAAACCCCTTACGAGCGGCACTATGACACTGTTTGAAGCGTTGGCGCTTTCCGGAGACCTTACGGAAGACGGAAAGCGAAATGAAATCATCATTATTCGCGGTGACCTTCGCCATCCGCAGATCCGACAGGTGGACCTTACCGACCTGAGGAAGCTGAAAATGGCCAGTCTCATTCTCCGCCCCAACGATATTGTCTATGTGCCGCCGCGCGACTTCAAAGCCTTCAACAAAGGGCTCCAGGAAAAATCCCAGATTTTCAATTTCCTGACGACGGTTATGTCCCCGTTCCTGACCTTCAGCTCGCTTGACCAGGCATACAGCCTCGGGGTTCTGCCCAGTGACGGACAGGCTCCCGGCTTTGTGGTTTCTCCATCAGCCGCGCCGGCTGCTCAGTAA
- a CDS encoding DnaJ domain-containing protein — protein sequence MSRAYEEIHRALETLGLPTRVSLKEITDRYRYLAGGKHPDIGGDEEEMARINEAYDLLKRYIENYRFAFSEEEIAQQFPQDAHAKRFRF from the coding sequence ATGAGCCGGGCCTATGAGGAGATCCACAGAGCTCTCGAAACCCTGGGGCTGCCCACCCGTGTCAGCCTGAAAGAGATCACCGACCGCTACCGCTACCTCGCCGGCGGCAAACACCCCGATATCGGGGGTGACGAGGAGGAGATGGCCCGCATCAACGAAGCCTACGACCTTCTCAAACGCTACATCGAAAACTACCGCTTTGCCTTCAGCGAAGAGGAGATCGCCCAGCAGTTTCCCCAGGATGCGCACGCGAAGCGTTTTCGCTTTTAA
- a CDS encoding alginate lyase family protein, with product MKRLEKMLLLINTLRYLKAKQIYYRAYYTLRKKICKMAGVIPSLAVKAEGKPPNLTEGISPPASFRNGTFTFLNLSRNFENGIDWNFPDYGKLWTYNLTYFDFLMQEGLDRESGLALMDDFINKMPKIRDGLEPFPISLRGINWIKFISRHGIRSEKIDASLRAQYAILEKNLEYHLLGNHLLENGFSLLFGGCYFDDKTLLRKANKILSEQLEEQILEDGAHFELSPMYHQIMLYRILDCINLLTHNDCDRENLLPLLRNKASLMLGWLQNITFSDGSVPLMNDSAEGIAPESEALFAYARRLGVQPRCLPLGDSGYRTLKNRRYEAVVDVGRIGPDYIPGHAHADTFSFELHAGGKPLVVDTGTSTYETGGRRTLERGTAAHNTVEVNRCDQSEVWGGFRVARRAGVHGLKEENGCIEAWHDGYLKKFGARHKRAFIGQKERFTVVDTVEGPSGLRCVARLHLHPDTAVHLEGGTVMCGESVIRFKGGSPTLASYEYAPAFNSRREGIVIEVPFEKYLKTEIIP from the coding sequence ATGAAACGCCTTGAAAAGATGCTACTGCTGATCAATACCCTCCGCTATCTGAAAGCGAAACAGATCTACTACAGAGCCTACTACACACTCAGAAAAAAGATCTGCAAAATGGCAGGCGTCATTCCCTCTCTCGCCGTGAAAGCGGAGGGAAAGCCGCCAAATTTAACCGAAGGCATATCTCCACCCGCTTCATTCCGTAACGGCACATTCACTTTTTTGAATCTTTCAAGAAATTTTGAAAACGGGATCGACTGGAACTTTCCGGATTACGGCAAACTCTGGACCTACAATCTCACCTATTTCGATTTTCTGATGCAGGAGGGCCTGGATAGAGAAAGCGGTTTGGCGCTGATGGATGATTTTATAAATAAAATGCCGAAAATCAGGGACGGCCTCGAACCTTTCCCCATTTCGCTGCGGGGCATCAACTGGATCAAATTTATCAGCAGACACGGCATCCGCAGCGAAAAGATCGACGCTTCTTTGCGGGCGCAGTACGCCATTTTGGAGAAGAATTTGGAGTATCACCTGCTGGGAAACCATCTTCTGGAAAACGGATTCTCTCTTCTCTTCGGAGGCTGCTATTTCGATGACAAAACCCTTCTGAGAAAAGCAAACAAGATTCTTTCCGAGCAACTCGAAGAGCAGATACTCGAAGACGGCGCCCACTTCGAACTGAGCCCCATGTACCACCAAATCATGCTCTACCGCATACTCGACTGCATCAATCTTCTGACTCACAACGATTGCGACAGGGAGAATCTTCTGCCTCTGTTGCGCAACAAGGCATCCCTTATGCTCGGCTGGCTTCAGAACATAACCTTTTCCGACGGTTCCGTCCCGCTGATGAACGACAGCGCCGAGGGCATCGCTCCCGAAAGTGAAGCCCTCTTCGCCTATGCCCGCAGACTGGGCGTCCAACCCCGCTGCCTCCCTCTCGGCGATTCCGGCTACCGCACTCTGAAAAACCGCCGATACGAAGCGGTGGTAGATGTGGGAAGGATCGGTCCGGACTACATTCCCGGCCACGCCCATGCCGACACTTTCTCCTTTGAGCTCCATGCGGGAGGGAAACCGCTGGTCGTCGACACGGGAACTTCCACCTACGAAACCGGCGGAAGGCGCACGCTGGAACGGGGAACCGCCGCGCACAATACCGTAGAAGTCAACAGATGCGACCAGAGCGAAGTCTGGGGCGGATTCCGGGTCGCCCGCCGCGCCGGCGTGCACGGCCTGAAAGAGGAAAACGGCTGCATCGAAGCGTGGCATGACGGGTATCTGAAAAAATTCGGCGCCAGACACAAACGGGCATTCATCGGCCAAAAAGAGAGGTTCACCGTCGTCGACACCGTGGAGGGGCCATCAGGTCTGCGATGTGTCGCCAGGCTCCATCTTCATCCGGACACTGCCGTACACCTGGAGGGCGGTACGGTCATGTGCGGCGAAAGCGTCATCCGTTTCAAGGGAGGCTCTCCGACGCTTGCCTCCTACGAGTATGCCCCGGCATTCAACAGCCGCCGCGAAGGGATCGTGATAGAAGTGCCCTTCGAAAAATACCTGAAAACAGAGATCATTCCATGA
- a CDS encoding polyribonucleotide nucleotidyltransferase, translated as MACTFEFEMNNRKITIETGKVARQANGAVMLRSGKTVLLATAVMDDKPIEEHFLPLTVQYIEKSYAAGKIPGGYVKRETKPGDFETLTSRLIDRSLRPLFPKGFYYPVQITVMLLSVDEEADLQALALDAASAALFLSDIPVDKAVAGVRIGRKEGQFILNPTLDELEEGTLDLFVSGTKEELLMIEMRAIGTVEVEIEPSVAVDPMIDPMLADEIIQIPHVNELKEEELVEAIEMAQKAIALAAGEYEKTLAEGARPKREVELKEEKADASLVAYVEEFYGEDIDRALAGLAKSERGNEIRAIVEQILNDDIAKEQAWSEEAVKAAVGEVKRRKVRSMILDEGRRADGRGLKEVRPISIETNLLPSVHGSCLFTRGETQALVTCTLGSRQDAQMFERITGKSTSYEEFMVHYNFPGFSVGEASRIGPPGRRELGHGNLAKRALEPALDKTQLDAIVRLVSEILESNGSSSMATVCGGSLALKAANVPVLTLIAGVAMGLVTEGDRHAVLTDIMGLEDHDGDMDFKVAGSSEGITALQMDIKLGGISPDLLKEALEQAKEARLHILKIMEESAKAIEVNESILPSTEVFHIDPHKIVDIIGQAGKTIKEIIEKFEVSVDLDRKEGQVKVTGPNKVQVKAACDHIRKIAEGGGAKREMPKFEIDKPIKGRVKKLVDFGAFVELPGGVDGLLHISKISRGRIAHPGDLLHEGEEIEVVVKSQQGHKISLELAKPLD; from the coding sequence ATGGCATGTACCTTCGAATTCGAAATGAACAACCGAAAGATCACTATAGAGACGGGCAAAGTGGCCCGCCAGGCCAACGGTGCCGTGATGCTCAGAAGCGGCAAGACGGTGCTGCTGGCCACCGCCGTCATGGACGACAAGCCGATCGAGGAGCACTTTCTGCCCCTGACGGTGCAGTATATCGAAAAGAGCTATGCCGCCGGCAAGATTCCCGGCGGATATGTGAAGCGGGAGACCAAACCGGGCGATTTCGAAACCCTCACCTCCCGCCTCATCGATCGCTCGCTGCGCCCTCTTTTCCCCAAAGGATTCTATTACCCGGTGCAGATCACCGTCATGCTGCTTAGCGTGGACGAAGAGGCGGACCTGCAGGCTTTGGCGCTGGATGCCGCCTCCGCGGCCCTCTTCCTCTCCGACATCCCCGTAGACAAGGCCGTCGCCGGCGTGCGTATCGGGCGGAAAGAGGGGCAGTTCATCCTCAACCCGACGCTCGACGAATTGGAAGAGGGGACGCTGGACCTGTTCGTTTCGGGGACCAAAGAGGAGCTGCTGATGATCGAAATGCGGGCCATCGGCACGGTGGAAGTGGAGATCGAACCCTCCGTCGCCGTCGACCCGATGATCGACCCGATGCTGGCCGACGAGATCATCCAGATTCCCCATGTCAACGAATTGAAAGAGGAGGAGCTGGTCGAAGCGATCGAAATGGCCCAAAAGGCGATCGCCCTGGCGGCGGGCGAGTATGAGAAGACCCTGGCCGAAGGGGCCAGGCCGAAACGGGAGGTGGAGCTGAAGGAAGAGAAGGCGGACGCCTCCCTGGTCGCCTATGTGGAGGAGTTCTACGGCGAAGATATCGACCGTGCGCTTGCCGGGCTGGCCAAAAGCGAACGGGGCAACGAGATCAGGGCGATCGTCGAGCAGATTCTGAACGACGATATCGCCAAAGAGCAGGCGTGGAGCGAAGAGGCGGTCAAAGCGGCCGTGGGCGAAGTGAAACGCCGTAAAGTGCGCTCCATGATTCTCGACGAGGGGCGGCGGGCCGACGGACGGGGGTTGAAGGAGGTGCGCCCCATCTCCATTGAGACCAACCTCCTGCCCAGCGTCCACGGCTCCTGCCTCTTCACCCGCGGCGAGACCCAGGCGCTGGTGACCTGTACCCTGGGAAGCCGCCAGGATGCCCAGATGTTCGAGCGCATCACCGGAAAAAGCACCAGTTACGAAGAGTTCATGGTCCACTACAACTTTCCCGGATTCAGCGTCGGAGAAGCCTCGCGTATCGGACCTCCGGGCCGGCGGGAACTGGGCCACGGCAATCTGGCGAAGCGGGCGCTGGAGCCGGCGCTGGACAAGACGCAGCTCGATGCCATCGTGCGCCTTGTGTCGGAGATTCTCGAATCCAACGGCTCCTCCTCCATGGCCACCGTCTGCGGCGGTTCCCTGGCTCTCAAAGCGGCCAACGTTCCCGTTCTGACCCTCATCGCGGGGGTCGCCATGGGACTGGTGACGGAGGGGGATCGCCACGCCGTTTTGACCGACATCATGGGCCTGGAAGACCACGACGGCGACATGGACTTCAAAGTGGCCGGAAGCAGCGAGGGCATCACGGCGTTGCAGATGGACATCAAACTGGGCGGCATCTCCCCCGACCTGCTCAAAGAGGCGCTTGAGCAGGCAAAAGAGGCGCGGCTTCATATTCTGAAGATCATGGAAGAGAGCGCCAAGGCGATCGAAGTGAACGAATCGATCCTCCCCAGCACCGAAGTCTTCCACATCGACCCCCACAAGATCGTCGACATCATCGGCCAGGCGGGCAAGACGATCAAGGAGATCATCGAAAAGTTCGAAGTGAGCGTCGACCTCGACCGCAAAGAGGGGCAGGTCAAAGTGACCGGCCCCAACAAAGTGCAGGTCAAAGCCGCCTGCGACCATATCCGAAAGATCGCCGAAGGGGGCGGGGCGAAAAGGGAGATGCCCAAATTCGAAATCGACAAGCCGATCAAGGGCAGGGTGAAGAAGCTGGTCGATTTCGGCGCCTTCGTCGAACTCCCCGGCGGCGTGGACGGCCTGCTGCACATCTCCAAAATCTCCAGGGGACGCATCGCCCACCCCGGCGACCTGCTGCACGAAGGAGAGGAGATCGAAGTGGTCGTCAAATCCCAGCAGGGGCACAAAATATCGCTGGAGCTGGCGAAACCGTTGGATTAA
- a CDS encoding CpsB/CapC family capsule biosynthesis tyrosine phosphatase: MSHHLRVDIHSHLIPGIDDGSKTMFESVKYVRMMKDLGYEKLITTPHIMSHRYKNSKEEILEKLEYLKDALQDYEVDMELEAAAEYYLDDYFLELLEKGDMLTFGDRYLLFEMSYTRAPNDLTDIVLEIERGGYKPVLAHPERYLFMHNDFEEYERLKDYGVYFQLNLNSLAGYYNRSVQKTAHKLVEEGLIDFLGSDVHKERQIETLKSILDSKEFQTIFKKNTILNNTLLPA, translated from the coding sequence TTGTCCCATCATCTCCGTGTTGACATCCATTCCCACCTGATACCGGGCATCGATGACGGCTCCAAAACCATGTTCGAATCGGTCAAATATGTCCGAATGATGAAAGATCTGGGCTACGAAAAACTGATTACCACTCCCCACATTATGTCTCATCGCTACAAAAACAGCAAAGAGGAGATTCTTGAAAAACTCGAATATCTGAAAGATGCGCTTCAGGATTACGAAGTGGATATGGAGCTGGAAGCCGCAGCGGAATATTACCTGGACGACTACTTTCTTGAACTTCTCGAAAAAGGTGACATGCTCACATTCGGCGACAGATACCTGCTCTTTGAAATGTCCTACACCCGTGCCCCCAACGATCTGACCGATATCGTGTTGGAGATAGAACGGGGCGGTTACAAACCTGTTCTCGCCCATCCCGAACGCTATCTTTTCATGCACAACGATTTCGAAGAGTATGAAAGGCTGAAGGATTACGGTGTCTATTTCCAGCTCAATCTCAATTCACTGGCAGGATATTACAACCGAAGTGTCCAGAAAACCGCCCACAAACTGGTGGAAGAAGGTCTCATCGATTTTCTCGGAAGCGATGTTCACAAAGAGAGGCAGATCGAGACGCTGAAGAGCATACTCGACAGCAAAGAGTTTCAGACTATCTTCAAAAAAAATACCATTCTCAACAATACACTGCTGCCGGCATAG